The nucleotide sequence TACCTTTCCTGCATGGGCTAAGATACGCCAACACAATAAATAGATAAAACAGATTATTTTTATAAATTCAATCGCTTTAATGAATTTATAAAAATTAAGCAATTGATTTTCAGATATTTAAAGTTCATAAAAACAGCATCTCATACTGCTCCAGATTTTATTCTTGCTACAATCACCCCCATCTATTGTTAGCAGTCCATATGTAAAATGCGTGCCTTATTACAAAGAGTTTTAGAAGCTAAAGTTGTGGTCGAGGGTGAAACCACCGGGGAAATTGAAAAAGGAATTCTGGTTTTTCTAGGTTTAGGTAAAGATGACAATCTGGAAAAAGGCAAAAAGCTGATTGATAAGATATTGAAATACCGCTTCTTTGATGATGAACAGGGCAAAATGGGCTGGAACGTTGCCCAGGCCGGCGGTGGTTTATTGCTGGTTTCACAATTTACCCTGATGGCGCAAACCCAAAAAGGTTTACGTCCAGACTTTGGCCCAGCTATGCCGCCTGCCGAGGCTAAAGCACTTTATGAGCAGCTGGTAAAATATGCCCAAAGCCAGTTTGAACATGTGCAAACCGGTATTTTTGCCGCTGACATGAAAGTGCATCTGGTCAATGATGGACCGGTGACGTTTAATTTAGAAGTTGAATGATTCAGTAAAAAAGCCCTCGAATTGAGGGCTTCTTATTTTTGAACTTAGAGCGTTGTAATATATTTTGCACGGCTCATAAGGTTTTCAGGAATATCTTGAACCAACATTACAGTGAGTGATTGTTGACCTTTTTGTGATGCAGTTTGATTTTCATCCAATACAGCATTGATATCACTAGGGTTTAATGTATACATTGCTCCAGTAGCAGGATCAACGATAAGCAAACCAATTAGACCGCCAAAAATGATATTTGCCACATACCAACCATTAACAGTACCAGTTACTTGAACTGTTTTGGTTTGAAAACCTTCTTTTTTAAAAGTTACATCATAAGCAGCGGGTTGAAAAAATCCATTACCACGCTTAAGAGTCACTGTTGCAGGCGTAACTCCAGTATGTACTTTTTCGCCAGCTTTATTTGTAATAGAAATAGATGCTTGCTCAGGAACTGATTTAAATGTCAGTGTTTGTGTTGATCCTGAAATAATACTGGCACATCCTGTCATCGTTACTGATGCAGCGATTAAACTTGCTGTAATTAATTTTTTCATAAAAAATACCCCCTCAAAATAAAGGGGGTACTTTACAATAGAAAAATGATTATTCAATAAGTCTTTAGACTACTTACCAGTTTTCTCTTTAATAAACTGACGTACCATTTTCACTTTTTCTTTGACTGGCTTTGGCAGTTTTGGTGGAATCATTTTTGCCACCTGGTTAAACCAGACCAGCAGGCCAAAGTCGCCTTCCATCTTAATCGTGCCGCTTTGCATCCCGGTCATAAATGCCGTCGGGTCACCTTTGACCAAGGTCTTCACGCCCTGCTCACTGTCGGCAAACTGCAACACAAAATCAGCTTTTTCAGCATCACCCGAAACCGTATCGATATGACCGTTATCCACAATAATCTGACGTGCCATGCCTTCATCCGTACCAATCTGGATACGGAATTGACGTCCATGTACCAGTTCAATGAATTTTGGGCTGGTACGTGCCAACTGCTTCATACGTAAAGCTAAACCTGCGACCAGTAAGTCCAGCGGATCTGTACTCATATCAATAAGAGGAAGTTTTAACACAGGAATGGACGACAGTTTCATGGAGGATGCCTATTCTAATTGTACGAAAATTGACAAATATCCTAGCATAGTTCTGAGCTAGGTGGATTATGCAGTTTGTATCATATTTCCAAACTGAAAAATGCACCCGTGGGTGCATTTTTTTCATTGCAACTTGTAGAATTAACGGCTTGAAAGCTGCTGCTGGTCGTCTTCATACACTGGCGTATGTTCGATGCAACGGCGTTTTGCCAAAGCACGCTCAGCACGACGATCTTCACGCAACAACAGGCCAGTCACGACCATCATGACCGCAGTTAACGCACTCAGATAACTATACGTCATTGGTAGCTCAAACCAAGTTTGAGTTCCTACACGAATCACCTCGATCAGGCCCCATACCAGCATCCCGGCCGCCATAAAGCTTAACCAGCGACGATAAGGCGAGAAGAACACAGCAAGCACAGCTACAGCGACTAAACTGAAGCCCACAATCGTTGCTAAATTCGCTGTTACCATATAACCCCCTCCATCCAGATAGATAGTTTCCGCTTGATATTGCAACGCTTCTATCTATTGAATTTCGTTAAATCAATAAAATGGAATCTGTTGATTTGTATCTCTATGCCTGCATTATGCTGAGTTTTTTGCATAAAAAAAGTCCTGTCATCCAGCCTAACGACATACTTTGTCGCGATATTATATTGTCATTACATTTTTTGCTTTTCACATTTTTGTGGATCAATGACTGCGCCAATGTTGGCGTGTCATTACAAAATTATCAGTAGTTTTTTTAAGTGAAAAAATTATTTTTCCGTTTAAGATGATCGATGTTTTTGTAGCCATATTTCAACTCTTCCTTATATAACTCACATCATAAGCATTGACATCCTCACCCACCTGAAAGGAGGGTGATTCCTACTGCTAGACGCTTATGCCCAAGCGCAAGTATGTTCTTAGCACTGTTCAAATCCCGATCCAGGACACTTGAGCAGTTTTCACATTCCCATACTCTTATTCGCAAATCTGCTCTACCTTTCGGACTGCTTGCGGTGATCTCACCACAGCACGAGCAGATTTGGGTTGTGAAACTTTCGTTGACTTCCTCAAACAATACACTTGCGTTCTCGCATTTATACTTGAGCATTGTTTTGAGTTCTGAAAATCCTGTATCTAAAACCGATTTAGCCATTTTAGTTTTCACAAGTTTTTTAGCACTCAGGTTGCCAACAATAATCAGTGCATTTTCTTTTACAAGCATGGTGCTTGCTTTGTGCAAATGATCTTTACGACAATTTGCAATCTTGGCGTGTAATGCACGAACACGCTTTTTATTCTTCGCTCGTTGAGCAGTACCTAGTTTTTGTTCATATTTTCGATAGAACTTTGGATTTGAAATCACAGTACCATCAGAACAGGTGGCTATATCTTTTAAGCCTAGATCAATGCCAATAGCTTTAGTTGCAGTTGGTTTATCTAACTTAGGTGAATCCACGACCAGGCACACATACCAACGCCCACGACTGTCCTCAACAAATGAGCCTGTTCTAACGGCATATTTGTTTAAACCGTAGCTATCCCATAAGCCAAATTTGGTTTTTCCATACTCAACCCATCCCTCAGCATATTTCAGTCCTGATTTTTTGAATGGTATCCAACCAAGCGATCTTCTTGCTGACTTCTTGTTACTTACACGCCATTTTAATTTTGCTTTTCTAAACTGTTTTCTTTTAGCAGCATATTCTTCCCTAATTGCATCCACCGTTTGGCTATGCAGACCACACAATTTTGAAGTCCCTTTTGTGTATTTAGCCATATCGAATGCTGAGAAAAAATCACCTGTTCTTTTTAGGTGTTTGAAACTTAAATCATTGACATAATTCCAAACAAAGTTCACCTCAGATGCTAATTGGTCTAGCACCTTGCAATGTTTGTCTTTTATGCGTAATTTAAGTGTTTTCATGGGCTTATATTAGCTCATGTTGAATTAAAATTATTGATTCTTAAAAAATAAACGACATTTCATGTCGTGTCGCTTATATCTCTGACCTGAAGAACAGAGTTTTACGCTCCATTTGATAAAAAAACGCGACCCAAAGGTCGCGTTTAAAATCAAGCAAAGCCTGTACTTATGCACGGTTCAGGTCTTTATCATGTACGCCGAGCAGATACAGCACACCGTCCAGACCGACGCTAGAAATCGCCTGATTGGCATTTTGGCGTACCAGAGGTTTGGCACGGAAAGCCACCCCCAGTCCTGCAATGGATAACATAGGCAAGTCATTGGCGCCATCACCGACTGCAATGGTTTGTTCCAGGGAAATTCCCATCTCCTGGGCGATTTCACCGAGCAAGAAGGCTTTACGCGCGCCATCGACAATATGGCCTTTGACTTCACCGGTAACCACACCATCCTGCACATCAAGCGCATTGGCATGTACTTCATCAATATCCAGTTTAGTTTGCAGATATTCCGCAAAATACTGAAAACCTCCAGAAAGAATTGCAGTACGGTAACCCAATGCTTTCAAAGTCGAAATCAGGCGTTCAGCCCCTTCAGTAATGGTCAGGCGCTCGGCAATTTTCGGCAGTACCGATGCGTCCATACCTTTTAACAAGGCAACACGGGCACGGAAGCTTTGCTGGAAGTCTAGCTCGCCTTGCATGGCACGTTCGGTAATTTCTGCAACCTGCTCACCAACACCGGCTTCAATTGCCAATTCGTCAATCACTTCCTGCTCGATCAGGGTCGAGTCCATATCAAAGCAGACCAGACGGCGGTTACGGCGATAGGCATTGTCTTCCTGAACCGCGACATCGACATTCAGTTCATTCGACAGGCTGAGACAGGCCGCACGCATGGCAGCTGCATCCAGCATTTGTCCACTGAGGCCAAACTGGACACAGGCACGTTTTGGACCGGCACTCTGACCATCTAAAACGGGGCGACCAGACAGACGGGTCACGGTTTCAATATTAAAACCCTGGCCCGAGACAATCTGGGTCACGGCTTGCAGATGAGAGGCATTTAATTCAGGGGCCAATGCCGTTACGATATAACGTGTGCGTCCACCCTCTTTGACCCACTGCTCATATTCAGTTGCAGAGATCGGTTTAAAGCGCACGGTTAACCCGATATCATGTGCTAGAATCAGGATCTCCTTCATGGCTAATGCGGTTGCAGTCTGGTCTTCAGAGGCAACAACAATACCTAAGGTTAGCTGATTATGAATAACCGCTTGCCCTACATCTAAAATCTGTAGGGAATGAGCGGACAAAACCTGCATTAATCGTGTAAATTGATTAGGCTGGTCAGGTCCTAAGAATGATATAAGAATGATTTCTCGCATGAATTGACTCGGGTCTGAGCTACAACTATTGTTAGAATCATAATCGAAATTGAACAGAATTGCCTTGGAAGTTTACGTTGAATGCGCCTAGACAAGGGCTATTTGCTAGCCTATTGATTGTAAGTTTTGCTCTGCATACCTTTTTACTGGTATTGGCAACCACTCACCAACTGAATGAAAACCGTGCCAATCAGGGACAGCTGATCACCAGTCAACTGGTGACAGACAGCCTGTCTGAGCTTGAACCGCCCAACCGCGTTTCTCTGGCTTTGCTGGCAAATCGTTATGCCACCAATCCAAGTGTAGCTTCCATTCGAATTCTGGATGCGAAAGCTCAGGTTTTAGCCACTGGTGGATTGACCAAAACTCGCGAGGGTGAAGTTTTTGTCCGTGATGCGCTGCAAAACGAGAAAAAAGTCGGTGTGATTGAAATCACCCTGATTGAACCAAGTATTGGTGAAATTCTGCGCACGCAATGGCTGGCGATTCTGTTCTCGTTCATTATTCACGCGTTAATCTGGGTGGCTTACCGTGCCATTGCCCGTCCAAGCCGGACTGAATATCTGGCGCGCATCAATAACGAATCGCGGCTGAAATTCGAGATTCAGACCCTGACCCAGGCATTGGAACAGGAAAAGCATAATGCGGCACTGGCGATTGCCCAAGCCCAACAGGCAGTGAAAAATAAAGCCAAAGAAAAAGAACATAAGCCGGCGGTACTGGAGAGCGATAGCCTGAGCTTAAACATCCAGTTCTACGATCCAAAACAATTACTGGATAGCGTGAATAAAACCGTTTCAGTGCCTTATTTCAATCTCTGCCAGATTTTCCTGAATAAAGCCACCGAACTCTGTGTGCAACGCTATAAATTGAATAGTTCTGATATTTGTACCGTACATAAATTTGATGAAAAAGGTGCCACCATTAGTATCGCGGCAGACAAACCGAATGCCCTGGCCTGCCTGACCATGATCAGTGCCGTGTTCCAGCTGCTTTCGGAAGTGCTGTATAAACGCTATCGTGAAGAAAAACGTTTTGTGCTACAAACCCGTAGCGCGATTGCCTCTAAAGTCGAGGAGATGCAGCTCAGCTCGGTACAGGCCGCTGAGCGCCTGACTCAGCATCTGGTCGCGAAAGAAAGTGCCTTACATGTACCGAACACCTTGCTGAAAGATGTGAGTGATCACTTCCAGCTGGTCAGCATGCCGAATCCAACCAATGTCCTGACCCGTCACGCTTTTGTGGTGAATGGGATGGATGCTGAAAGCGCCGAGCTGGCACAGACTTTTAGAACTGAAATTCTAAAATCCAAACAGTCCAAAGCCTCATAAATATCCTTGAATGTTTTAATTAAAAAAGCCGGATCCAACATCCGGCTTTTTTATGGGTACAAAACAAATACGCCAGTGTGTCTTGGCCTATCTCTTAAATTTTTAACTGTTTTTGTTCCAGCAGATATTGCTGGGCATTATAAGGCTGGGCCGGATCCTGACAGGGGACTTTATGCCACTGACCCTCGGCATCTAACTCCCATGCATTGTGACAATCTTTTAAATAGCTGATCAGGCCATCTTTATAAATCCGTTTTTTCAGCTCTGGATCCAGCACCGGGAAACAGGTTTCCACCCGGGAAAACAGGTTACGGCCCATCCAGTCGGCACTGGCACAATACAGTTTCTTGGCACCGCCATGTTCAAAATAATAAACCCGGGTATGTTCCAGGAAACGTCCTACGATTGAACGGACCTGGATATTTTCAGACATACCGGTAACTTGTGGAATCAGACAGCAGATTGAACGCACAATCAGGTCAATTTTTACCCCAGCCTGCGAAGCCTGATACAGGGCAGCAATCAATTGCGGTTCGGTAAGTGCATTCATTTTGATGATGATATGCGCGGCTCTGCCGGCCAGGGCAAATGCCTTTTCCTGTTCAATCAGTTTCAGCAATTCGCTATGCAGGGTAAACGGTGCATGCAGCAAGGCTTTCAGTTTGGCCATTTTCCCCATACCAGTCAGTTCCTGGAACATGCGGTGCACATCTTCACAGATATCCGGCTGTGTGGTCATCAGGCCATAATCGGTGTACATGCGGGCATTACCGGCATGATAGTTTCCGGTACCCAGATGCGCATAACGCAGTAATTCCTGATTTTCACGCCGGACAATCAGAATCATTTTGGCATGGGTTTTATAACCGACAATGCCATAGACCACGACCGCGCCGGCTTCTTGCAGGATATTGGCCACCATGATGTTAGATTCCTCATCGAAACGCGCCCGCAGTTCAATCACGGCCGTGACTTCTTTGCCATTCCGTGCGGCTTCTGCCAGCACCTGGACTATTTCCGAGTCCGGACCACTACGATACAGCGTCTGCTTGATCGCCAGCACCGCCGGGTCCTTGGCCGCTTCCCGCAGTAAAGTAATCACCGGCTGGAATGAATCAAAAGGATGATGCAGCAGCACATCCTGCGCCTTCAAAATTTCAAAAATGCTTTTCTGTTTACGGAAAATTTTCGGAATGACCGGACTAAAATGCGGATACTTTAATTCCGGACGCTCAAAACTGGTACTCAGGCGGGACAAATTGATCGGTCCATCAATCCGGTACAGTTCCTGTTCCGTCAGATCAAATTCATCTAGCAAATAGTCGATGATGTTCTGTGGAGAGTCATTTTCAATTTCCAGACGTACTGCACGACCAAAGCGGCGCGAACATAGTTCGTCTTTTAAAGCCACCGCCAGATCATCGACATCTTCCGATAGTACCAGATCGGCATTGCGGGTGACCCGAAAGGCATAACAGCCGGTCGCTTTCATGCCCGGGAACAAATCACTGATATGCTGCTGGATGATCGCAGTCAGAAAGATCTGGGTGGTATTGTTTCCGGTGACATCTTCCGGAATTTTAATCAGGCAGGGTAAGGAACGTGGTGCCGGCACAATTGCCATCTCGATTTCACGGCCAAAGGCATCTTTACCTTCTAGGCTGATAATAAAGTTCAGACTTTTATTCACCAAACGTGGAAAAGGATGTGAAGGATCCAGGCTGATCGGGGTCAGTACCGGTTGTACTTCTTTGGCAAAAAAGGCTGCAATCCACGCCTTGTGTTTTTCCAGAAGATCCTGATATTGAAGAAACTGGATACCCTGCGCCTGAAGTTCAGGCAAAATCGCATGATTCAGCACCTCATACTGCTTGTTAACTGTGGCATGAATGGACTGGGACAGTTCTTGTAGAATCAGCTCGGTGGGTACAGCATCAGGCGTCCGGGTAGTCGCATTCAGGTCTTGCTGTTTCATCAGCCCGGCAATCCTGATTTCAAAGAACTCATCCAGGTTACGGGAAAAAATAATCAGGAAGTTTAAGCGCTCTAAAATCGGTAAATTCGGATCGAGTGCTTGTGCCAAGACACGACGCTGAAATTCAAATAAGGAAAGTTCCCGATTAAAATAGGTCGCTGACGAATGCTGAAATTGTTCCATGCCCTCTCAATGCTGCTGATTACAGTCTGTTGTTTCACATCATTGAGGGGCGATCTTAGGCAGACTTCATGACACTTATGTTACAAAGCCCGATAAATCGATATAAATTAATATTTTAATTTTTAAAATTATAAAACATCATGCTCTGGCTTGTTGTGCGCTGTCATCAAACTGCAATTAGGTGTCTGTTTTTTCAGTTTGTCTGGCAGCCCAATAAGTGGCTAAAGCTGGCCCTGAAATATTATGCCACAGACTGAAAATGGCACTTGGTAAAGCGGTAAGTGGTGATGCGGCAAAATGGGTTGCCGCCAAGGCCACACCCAGACCAGAATTCTGCATCCCGACTTCAATGGATACTGCACGACAGTCTATTTCTGCCAAGTGAAATATACGACTGGTCCAATAACCCAGTAAATAGCCCATACCATTGTGTAAGGCCACGATTCCTAAAATCATTAAACCGGATTCCAGAATCTGGGTTTTGCTGCCGGCAATAATCGCCGCGACAATTGCCACAATCGCTATTACAGAAATCAACGGCATCACCTGAATATAGGCCGTGACTTTTTGCTTGAGTAGCGCCCGTACGATTAAGCCCAGAATAATTGGGAATAACACCACCTGTAAGATCGACACCAGCATCGACCAGGCATTGATCTCGATCCACTGACTGGCCAACACATAGAAAATGGCCGGAGTTAAAATGGGCGCCAGTAAAGTCGAAACCGAGGTACAGGCAACAGACAAGGCGGTATTGCCCTTGGCCATATAGGTAATCACATTGGATGCGGTTCCACCCGGACAGCAACCCACCAAGATTACCCCGATGGCAATCTCTGGTGGCAGCTGAAACAGCTTGCACAGTAGAAAAGCCAAACCTGGCATCACCACAAACTGGGCCACCACGCCAATCGCTACTGCTTTCGGACTTTGCAGGACACTTTTAAAATCGCCTACCGTCATGGTCATACCCATGCCAAACATAATGATGCCCAACATCCACGGAATATAAGCCCGTAACCAGACAAAAGTTTCAGGGATCATCAAGGCAATGCCGGAAAAAAGCAGCACCCATAAAGCAAAGGTTTTTTGGACAAATTGGCTAAACTGGAGCAAGGCTGACATGGGTTTCATCCAGGTGACATTAAGGGAGAAAAAGCAAGATAAAACAGGCACCCGTTGATGCCTGAATTTTTATATTCAAATATAAATAAGATCAAAGGGATATTAAGTTCTATCCCTATCCAGTGTTAAGCTGCTTGAACAATATCTTTCACATAGATACGTTTCACGCCATGCGACAGCATATCCTGCCAGGCATGTTGCAAGGAACCATTCAGGTCAATGCCCTTGGTGGCATCGGCAATCACATAGGTTTTAAAGCCCAGTTTGCAGGCATCGATTGCAGTCCAGGCCACACAAAAGTCCGTAGCAATCCCGACCACAAATACGGTATCAATCCCACGTTCACGCAGATAGCCAGCAAGACCCGTCGTGGTTTTCTGGTCAGCTTCCATAAAGGCCGAGTAACTGTCGATCTGGGAATGAAAACCCTTGCGAATGATGAGTTGTGCTTGCGGTAAATTTAAATCCGGATGCAGTTCGGCATCGAGTGTCCCTTGCACACAATGCTTTGGCCATAAAACCTGAGTACCATAATCCAGCTGAATACTGTCATAGGCTACTTTGCCGGGATGGTTGTCTACAAAGGAAATATGGTTGTCCGGATGCCAGTCTTGGGTCAGGATAATATGCTTAAAATGCTGCCCCAATAGATTAATATTTGGAATAATCTGGTCAGCATTGGCTACAGCCAGATTGCCTCCCGGGGTAAATCCTCTTTGTACGTCTACGACCAGTAAAGCAACATTATTCTGCATCTGTTTTCATCCATTGAAATCTCGATTTATGCCCAAGCATAGCGCAAAATACCTCAGGATTTTTAGCTCTACGGTTAAAAATGGCATGACTGTGTATTCTCGGCATGTGTATATGAGCAGATCAATAGATTCATTGTTTTTGACAAATATGAGATGAGTTCCGGGCTTGTATCAAGCTAGATCTCTGCAAAAAAAATAAGTTTTAAGATAAAGTGATGAGTCTTTTTAATAATAAAACAGTGTATTTAATTCTTAAATTCAGAAAATAAAAAAGCCTGCAAGAGCAGGCTTTTTTAAATCGTTGAACCTTACACTTTAGTGCGGTTCACCAGGAACAGCATACATAATGCAGAGATGATGATACATGGGATCGCAGCAGTAATGACCCCCGCAGCACCGAAACCTGCTGTCAATAACTGACCGGCAATGACTGGCCCCAGCATGGCACCGATACGGCCAACTGCAGATGCAACACCAACACCAGTACCACGCACTTCTGTCGGATAAACGATACTACCGAAGGCATACAGTACACCCTGACAGCCAATCACGAAGGCACCGGCCAATGCTGCTGCCATATACATCTGGTTCAGCGAGCTTGCACCATTCAGCGCCAGTAGACCTGCCAGAATACCGCCGTACATCAACAGGATCACATAGGCTTTCTTCCAGCGGTCGGTCAGCATACCCAAAATAAT is from Acinetobacter lwoffii and encodes:
- the serB gene encoding phosphoserine phosphatase SerB, which produces MREIILISFLGPDQPNQFTRLMQVLSAHSLQILDVGQAVIHNQLTLGIVVASEDQTATALAMKEILILAHDIGLTVRFKPISATEYEQWVKEGGRTRYIVTALAPELNASHLQAVTQIVSGQGFNIETVTRLSGRPVLDGQSAGPKRACVQFGLSGQMLDAAAMRAACLSLSNELNVDVAVQEDNAYRRNRRLVCFDMDSTLIEQEVIDELAIEAGVGEQVAEITERAMQGELDFQQSFRARVALLKGMDASVLPKIAERLTITEGAERLISTLKALGYRTAILSGGFQYFAEYLQTKLDIDEVHANALDVQDGVVTGEVKGHIVDGARKAFLLGEIAQEMGISLEQTIAVGDGANDLPMLSIAGLGVAFRAKPLVRQNANQAISSVGLDGVLYLLGVHDKDLNRA
- the pncA gene encoding bifunctional nicotinamidase/pyrazinamidase; translated protein: MQNNVALLVVDVQRGFTPGGNLAVANADQIIPNINLLGQHFKHIILTQDWHPDNHISFVDNHPGKVAYDSIQLDYGTQVLWPKHCVQGTLDAELHPDLNLPQAQLIIRKGFHSQIDSYSAFMEADQKTTTGLAGYLRERGIDTVFVVGIATDFCVAWTAIDACKLGFKTYVIADATKGIDLNGSLQHAWQDMLSHGVKRIYVKDIVQAA
- a CDS encoding bile acid:sodium symporter family protein; protein product: MSALLQFSQFVQKTFALWVLLFSGIALMIPETFVWLRAYIPWMLGIIMFGMGMTMTVGDFKSVLQSPKAVAIGVVAQFVVMPGLAFLLCKLFQLPPEIAIGVILVGCCPGGTASNVITYMAKGNTALSVACTSVSTLLAPILTPAIFYVLASQWIEINAWSMLVSILQVVLFPIILGLIVRALLKQKVTAYIQVMPLISVIAIVAIVAAIIAGSKTQILESGLMILGIVALHNGMGYLLGYWTSRIFHLAEIDCRAVSIEVGMQNSGLGVALAATHFAASPLTALPSAIFSLWHNISGPALATYWAARQTEKTDT
- a CDS encoding RNA-guided endonuclease InsQ/TnpB family protein, yielding MKTLKLRIKDKHCKVLDQLASEVNFVWNYVNDLSFKHLKRTGDFFSAFDMAKYTKGTSKLCGLHSQTVDAIREEYAAKRKQFRKAKLKWRVSNKKSARRSLGWIPFKKSGLKYAEGWVEYGKTKFGLWDSYGLNKYAVRTGSFVEDSRGRWYVCLVVDSPKLDKPTATKAIGIDLGLKDIATCSDGTVISNPKFYRKYEQKLGTAQRAKNKKRVRALHAKIANCRKDHLHKASTMLVKENALIIVGNLSAKKLVKTKMAKSVLDTGFSELKTMLKYKCENASVLFEEVNESFTTQICSCCGEITASSPKGRADLRIRVWECENCSSVLDRDLNSAKNILALGHKRLAVGITLLSGG
- the dtd gene encoding D-aminoacyl-tRNA deacylase; protein product: MRALLQRVLEAKVVVEGETTGEIEKGILVFLGLGKDDNLEKGKKLIDKILKYRFFDDEQGKMGWNVAQAGGGLLLVSQFTLMAQTQKGLRPDFGPAMPPAEAKALYEQLVKYAQSQFEHVQTGIFAADMKVHLVNDGPVTFNLEVE
- a CDS encoding SCP2 sterol-binding domain-containing protein, whose product is MKLSSIPVLKLPLIDMSTDPLDLLVAGLALRMKQLARTSPKFIELVHGRQFRIQIGTDEGMARQIIVDNGHIDTVSGDAEKADFVLQFADSEQGVKTLVKGDPTAFMTGMQSGTIKMEGDFGLLVWFNQVAKMIPPKLPKPVKEKVKMVRQFIKEKTGK
- the ppk1 gene encoding polyphosphate kinase 1; the protein is MEQFQHSSATYFNRELSLFEFQRRVLAQALDPNLPILERLNFLIIFSRNLDEFFEIRIAGLMKQQDLNATTRTPDAVPTELILQELSQSIHATVNKQYEVLNHAILPELQAQGIQFLQYQDLLEKHKAWIAAFFAKEVQPVLTPISLDPSHPFPRLVNKSLNFIISLEGKDAFGREIEMAIVPAPRSLPCLIKIPEDVTGNNTTQIFLTAIIQQHISDLFPGMKATGCYAFRVTRNADLVLSEDVDDLAVALKDELCSRRFGRAVRLEIENDSPQNIIDYLLDEFDLTEQELYRIDGPINLSRLSTSFERPELKYPHFSPVIPKIFRKQKSIFEILKAQDVLLHHPFDSFQPVITLLREAAKDPAVLAIKQTLYRSGPDSEIVQVLAEAARNGKEVTAVIELRARFDEESNIMVANILQEAGAVVVYGIVGYKTHAKMILIVRRENQELLRYAHLGTGNYHAGNARMYTDYGLMTTQPDICEDVHRMFQELTGMGKMAKLKALLHAPFTLHSELLKLIEQEKAFALAGRAAHIIIKMNALTEPQLIAALYQASQAGVKIDLIVRSICCLIPQVTGMSENIQVRSIVGRFLEHTRVYYFEHGGAKKLYCASADWMGRNLFSRVETCFPVLDPELKKRIYKDGLISYLKDCHNAWELDAEGQWHKVPCQDPAQPYNAQQYLLEQKQLKI
- the aciT gene encoding ciprofloxacin tolerance protein AciT, producing MVTANLATIVGFSLVAVAVLAVFFSPYRRWLSFMAAGMLVWGLIEVIRVGTQTWFELPMTYSYLSALTAVMMVVTGLLLREDRRAERALAKRRCIEHTPVYEDDQQQLSSR